The proteins below come from a single Burkholderia sp. FERM BP-3421 genomic window:
- a CDS encoding c-type cytochrome, which translates to MSEAPHEAPIKTTGQLIAVVVASFAIPIAIIVLLANYANHAFRIGAGTDGLTDEAVAQRIAPIAQVDIKDANAPRVYKTGEEVYKAVCVTCHGTGAAGAPKFGNAGDWAPRIAQGYDTLLHVALTGKGAMPPRGGTSPDDYSDFEIARAVVYMANNDGAKFADPAEPSANAAPAAASGAAAPAGASGVPDAAGAANVQAAAAMAAIAALPKPGAAPALASADASAGKALYESTCQSCHASGLLNAPKFGNKDDWAPRLKDSMDTVYNYALHGKGAMPPKGGSTASDADVKAAVDYMVKAVK; encoded by the coding sequence ATGAGCGAAGCACCCCACGAAGCACCGATCAAAACCACTGGGCAACTCATCGCGGTTGTCGTCGCCTCATTCGCGATCCCGATCGCGATCATCGTCCTGCTCGCCAACTACGCCAACCACGCGTTCCGCATCGGCGCGGGCACCGACGGGCTCACCGACGAGGCCGTCGCGCAGCGCATCGCGCCGATCGCGCAGGTCGACATCAAGGACGCCAACGCGCCGCGCGTCTACAAGACCGGCGAGGAAGTCTACAAGGCGGTCTGCGTGACCTGTCACGGCACCGGCGCGGCCGGCGCGCCGAAGTTCGGCAACGCCGGCGACTGGGCCCCGCGCATCGCGCAGGGCTACGACACGCTGCTGCACGTCGCGCTGACCGGCAAGGGCGCGATGCCGCCGCGCGGCGGCACGAGCCCCGACGACTACAGCGACTTCGAGATCGCCCGCGCGGTCGTCTACATGGCCAACAACGACGGCGCGAAGTTCGCCGATCCCGCCGAACCGTCCGCCAACGCCGCCCCGGCGGCCGCCTCGGGCGCGGCCGCCCCCGCCGGCGCCTCGGGCGTACCGGACGCCGCCGGCGCCGCCAATGTCCAGGCCGCCGCGGCGATGGCCGCGATCGCCGCGCTCCCCAAGCCGGGCGCCGCCCCGGCTCTCGCCAGCGCCGACGCGTCGGCCGGCAAGGCGCTCTACGAATCGACCTGCCAGTCCTGCCACGCGAGCGGCCTGCTGAACGCGCCGAAGTTCGGCAACAAGGACGACTGGGCGCCGCGCCTCAAGGATTCGATGGACACCGTCTACAACTACGCGCTGCACGGCAAGGGCGCGATGCCGCCGAAGGGCGGCTCGACCGCGTCGGACGCCGACGTGAAGGCCGCCGTCGACTACATGGTCAAGGCCGTGAAGTAA
- a CDS encoding DUF2778 domain-containing protein: MPVECTFTLNRHNLSVLNCPGFGGVPAFSGNGRYVNDPNSTAVQDKGPLPTGTYYIVDRQSGGHLGWLYDAAKDLSLHTHRADWFALYRNDGKIDDWTTINGIRRGHFRLHPVGRLGESDGCITLSSRAQFDRLRAFLKAQPAFQVPGTTLKAYGKVTVR, encoded by the coding sequence ATGCCAGTGGAATGCACGTTCACCCTGAACAGGCACAATCTGTCGGTGCTGAATTGCCCCGGCTTCGGCGGTGTCCCCGCGTTCTCTGGAAACGGCCGATACGTCAACGACCCGAACTCGACGGCCGTTCAGGACAAAGGCCCTCTCCCAACCGGCACCTACTATATCGTCGACCGGCAAAGCGGCGGCCATCTCGGTTGGCTGTACGACGCGGCGAAGGACCTCTCACTCCACACGCATCGGGCGGACTGGTTTGCGCTCTATCGCAACGACGGGAAAATCGACGACTGGACGACCATCAACGGCATCCGCCGCGGCCATTTCCGGCTGCATCCGGTCGGCCGCCTTGGCGAAAGTGACGGCTGTATCACACTATCGAGCCGAGCCCAGTTCGACCGGCTGCGGGCATTCCTGAAAGCTCAACCTGCATTCCAGGTACCGGGCACGACACTCAAAGCATATGGAAAGGTGACGGTTCGATGA
- a CDS encoding tyrosine-type recombinase/integrase, with protein MYPPGGGKPLQGSTGTRDKVRAQEFHDRLKAELWDVAKLGRRPRHLWNDAVVRYVSEREGIASLETTKTHLRWLDRHLAGVPLAAIDRATIDAIARAKRDEPRVVLTRAGPKPTGGRVSAATVRRVTGVLKAVLNAAVAWEWLDRAPVTPRGRTTGRRIRWLTPAQADTLLTALPTHLAQMARFSLETGLRRANVTGLQWSQVDLARRIAWIHPDQAKARKAIAVPLSETALAVLRRQLAAQRHPAYRDSVFVYRGRPVRQTSTAAWKKALARAGIEDFRWHDLRHTWASWHVQRGTPLQVLKELGGWETMEMVQRYAHLSAEHLTQWVSPLTRDVGAVQVHREGG; from the coding sequence CTGTACCCGCCTGGCGGCGGAAAGCCGCTACAAGGCAGCACTGGCACCCGCGACAAAGTCCGCGCGCAGGAGTTCCACGACCGCCTGAAGGCCGAGCTGTGGGATGTGGCGAAGCTCGGAAGGCGGCCGCGGCATCTGTGGAACGACGCGGTCGTGCGTTACGTGAGCGAGCGCGAGGGCATCGCGAGCCTGGAGACGACCAAGACGCACCTGCGCTGGCTCGATCGTCACCTGGCGGGCGTGCCGCTCGCGGCCATCGACCGCGCGACGATCGACGCGATCGCCCGGGCGAAGCGCGACGAACCGCGCGTCGTGCTCACGCGCGCGGGCCCGAAGCCGACGGGCGGGCGGGTCAGCGCGGCGACGGTGCGGCGCGTGACGGGCGTGCTGAAGGCGGTGTTGAACGCGGCGGTGGCATGGGAATGGCTCGATCGCGCGCCCGTCACGCCGCGCGGCCGCACGACCGGCCGGCGCATCCGCTGGCTCACGCCGGCGCAGGCCGACACGCTGCTGACCGCGCTGCCGACGCATCTCGCTCAGATGGCGCGCTTCAGCCTGGAAACCGGCTTGCGGCGCGCCAACGTGACGGGCCTGCAGTGGTCGCAGGTTGATCTTGCGCGGCGCATCGCGTGGATCCATCCGGACCAGGCGAAGGCGCGCAAGGCGATCGCGGTGCCCTTGTCCGAGACGGCGCTCGCGGTGCTGCGCCGGCAGTTGGCGGCGCAGCGGCATCCGGCGTATCGGGACAGCGTGTTCGTGTATCGCGGCCGGCCGGTGCGGCAGACCTCGACCGCGGCGTGGAAGAAGGCGCTGGCGCGCGCGGGCATCGAGGACTTCCGCTGGCACGACCTGCGCCATACCTGGGCGAGCTGGCACGTTCAGCGCGGCACGCCGTTGCAGGTGCTCAAGGAGCTGGGCGGCTGGGAAACGATGGAGATGGTGCAGCGCTATGCGCACCTGTCGGCGGAGCATTTGACGCAATGGGTGAGCCCGCTGACGCGCGACGTAGGTGCAGTTCAGGTACATCGGGAGGGGGGATGA
- a CDS encoding helix-turn-helix domain-containing protein: MNPVIQTLDLIAAAALLGAHPETVRLKAKAGALPGRKVGKRWIFSLLALQRYLAGEWTPDRPPPAHPGLDETACRSINEPAVRTGITSCTRLAAESRYKAALAPATKSARRSSTTA; encoded by the coding sequence ATGAACCCAGTTATCCAGACGCTCGATCTGATCGCCGCGGCCGCGCTGCTCGGCGCCCATCCTGAAACCGTGCGCCTCAAGGCGAAGGCGGGCGCGCTGCCCGGCCGCAAGGTCGGCAAGCGCTGGATCTTCTCGCTGCTCGCGCTGCAGCGCTATCTCGCCGGCGAATGGACGCCGGACCGCCCGCCCCCCGCTCACCCTGGCCTGGATGAAACCGCATGTCGCTCTATCAACGAACCGGCAGTCCGAACTGGTATTACAAGCTGTACCCGCCTGGCGGCGGAAAGCCGCTACAAGGCAGCACTGGCACCCGCGACAAAGTCCGCGCGCAGGAGTTCCACGACCGCCTGA
- a CDS encoding toprim domain-containing protein, translating to MASIDELKQRIDLHDLAGRLGLKRGRGGERALYHSPAHEDRQPSLSIFQHHPKHGTGWRDHSADVGGSCIDLVMYARGGTVADALRYLHDAYGIPSGPPATGVARRDKTTVDYIAERCIAAREQARDYLAGRGIAADALDAALHARTVGFNDWASMKTPPGNVGHGGPAAAFIVRAPAGHEIVAVDVRYLDPALNGDVKTQTHGDKAGYGWTADPRRLAQAQRVVLVESAINALSVDSCALPGAAAYALRGLANVARIDFSFLRGKQAVICLDNDEPFPDGHPRAGQRPGPEAAWALYERLTGLNVSAVLVDQREWRADLADGEPDAAPLNDVNDYLRQRGVAALRRALEHYEPWLIAGLPGDDSRRGRPRIFLPPHDFAQYWRFRTRPDFTSHIAKLERNDETGIETPVLVDLCGFRIASISRVAVASATSTMTGDADQAPTVYFAVSVQAPRHGATLIRRVMLDDQLHNTDQWSKFGPIWARAPFLRMVNILERGADLGARHAVNFVGLAWRDGRLIVNEGPDCYFTEADKQCPYHNLSFPSGPRGDARRVIAAYQQTFRQNAAALPLVWGLGGHLKALLGFWPHLTVQADKGAGKSTLIKRLERTLAFTMFSGQSLQTEFRLLTSVSHTSHPVGWEELSARRQDVIDKAVGLLQENYQYTITRRGADMTEYLLCAPVMLAGEDVPVRSLLGKLVRTTLTGKRGPLLPDELPRFPVREWLAFLASLAPRNVLEQYRALRERCLAGSRASGADDGALRMAGNYAAVALAWRYLCEFAGMDPDEGDFERDLLAEMNSHIAETSADREPWVWIMETVLSEIDSGNFKHPHTFDTIDGELCLLLRTGHVMDHIAHTSALRDKWNSLPVKSDRVFKKQLHHAGVVVGEKEVERRICLRRVPYLTPVSLARLAGFGLHVAVREDLR from the coding sequence ATGGCTTCGATCGACGAACTGAAACAGCGCATCGACCTGCACGACCTCGCCGGCCGCCTCGGCCTCAAGCGCGGCCGCGGCGGCGAGCGCGCGCTGTACCACTCGCCCGCGCACGAGGACCGGCAGCCGTCGCTGTCGATCTTCCAGCACCACCCCAAGCACGGCACCGGCTGGCGCGACCACAGCGCGGACGTCGGCGGCTCGTGCATCGACCTCGTGATGTACGCGCGCGGCGGCACCGTCGCCGACGCGCTGCGCTATCTGCACGACGCCTACGGGATCCCGTCCGGCCCGCCGGCGACCGGCGTCGCGCGGCGCGACAAGACCACGGTCGACTACATCGCCGAGCGCTGCATCGCGGCCCGCGAGCAGGCCCGCGACTATCTCGCCGGGCGCGGCATCGCGGCCGACGCGCTCGACGCCGCGCTGCACGCGCGCACCGTCGGCTTCAACGACTGGGCCAGCATGAAGACGCCGCCGGGCAACGTCGGCCACGGCGGGCCCGCCGCCGCGTTCATCGTGCGCGCGCCGGCCGGGCACGAGATCGTCGCGGTCGACGTGCGCTATCTCGACCCCGCGCTCAACGGCGACGTGAAGACCCAGACCCACGGCGACAAGGCCGGCTACGGCTGGACCGCCGATCCGCGCCGGCTGGCGCAAGCGCAGCGCGTGGTGCTCGTCGAGAGCGCGATCAACGCGCTGTCGGTCGACAGCTGCGCGCTGCCGGGCGCGGCCGCCTACGCGCTGCGCGGCCTGGCGAACGTCGCGCGGATCGACTTCTCGTTCCTGCGCGGCAAGCAGGCCGTGATCTGCCTCGACAACGACGAACCGTTTCCCGACGGCCACCCGCGCGCCGGCCAGCGCCCCGGGCCCGAGGCCGCCTGGGCCCTGTACGAACGGCTGACGGGCCTGAACGTGAGCGCGGTGCTGGTCGACCAGCGCGAGTGGCGCGCCGATCTCGCCGACGGCGAGCCCGACGCCGCACCGCTCAACGACGTCAACGACTACCTGCGGCAGCGCGGCGTCGCCGCGCTGCGCCGCGCGCTCGAACACTACGAGCCGTGGCTGATCGCGGGCCTGCCCGGCGACGACAGCCGGCGCGGGCGGCCGCGCATCTTCCTGCCGCCGCACGACTTCGCGCAGTACTGGCGCTTCCGCACGCGGCCCGACTTCACGAGCCATATCGCGAAGCTCGAACGCAACGACGAGACCGGCATCGAGACGCCCGTGCTGGTCGACCTGTGCGGCTTCCGGATCGCGTCGATCAGCCGCGTCGCGGTCGCGAGCGCCACCTCGACGATGACGGGCGACGCCGACCAGGCGCCGACCGTCTATTTCGCGGTGTCGGTCCAGGCGCCGCGCCACGGCGCGACGCTGATCCGCCGCGTGATGCTCGACGACCAGTTGCACAACACCGACCAGTGGTCGAAGTTCGGGCCGATCTGGGCGCGCGCGCCGTTCCTGCGCATGGTGAACATCCTGGAGCGCGGCGCGGATCTCGGCGCGCGCCACGCGGTGAACTTCGTCGGCCTCGCCTGGCGCGACGGCCGGCTGATCGTGAACGAAGGCCCCGACTGCTACTTCACCGAAGCGGACAAGCAGTGTCCGTATCACAACCTGAGCTTCCCGTCGGGGCCGCGCGGCGACGCGCGCCGCGTGATCGCCGCGTATCAGCAGACCTTCCGGCAGAACGCGGCGGCGCTGCCGCTCGTGTGGGGGCTCGGCGGCCACCTGAAGGCGCTGCTCGGCTTCTGGCCGCACCTGACCGTGCAGGCCGACAAGGGCGCGGGCAAGTCGACGCTGATCAAGCGCCTCGAACGCACGCTCGCGTTCACGATGTTCTCGGGGCAATCGCTGCAGACCGAATTCCGGCTGCTCACGAGCGTCAGCCACACGAGCCATCCGGTCGGCTGGGAGGAACTGTCGGCGCGCCGCCAGGACGTGATCGACAAGGCGGTCGGGCTGCTGCAGGAGAACTATCAGTACACGATCACGCGACGCGGCGCGGACATGACGGAATACCTGCTGTGCGCGCCGGTGATGCTCGCCGGCGAGGACGTGCCGGTGCGCAGCCTGCTCGGCAAGCTGGTGCGCACCACGCTGACGGGCAAGCGCGGCCCGCTCCTGCCCGACGAGCTGCCGCGCTTCCCGGTGCGCGAATGGCTCGCGTTCCTCGCGAGCCTCGCGCCGCGCAACGTCCTCGAACAGTACCGCGCGCTGCGCGAGCGCTGCCTCGCGGGCAGCCGCGCGAGCGGCGCGGACGACGGCGCGCTGCGGATGGCCGGCAACTACGCCGCGGTCGCGCTCGCGTGGCGCTACCTGTGCGAGTTCGCCGGCATGGACCCGGACGAGGGCGACTTCGAACGCGACCTGCTCGCCGAGATGAACAGCCACATCGCCGAGACGAGCGCCGACCGCGAGCCGTGGGTATGGATCATGGAGACCGTGCTGTCGGAGATCGACAGCGGCAACTTCAAGCACCCGCATACGTTCGACACGATCGACGGCGAGCTTTGCCTGCTGCTGCGCACCGGCCACGTGATGGACCACATCGCGCACACGAGCGCGCTGCGCGACAAGTGGAACAGCCTGCCGGTGAAGTCGGACCGGGTCTTCAAGAAGCAGCTGCACCACGCGGGCGTGGTGGTCGGCGAGAAGGAGGTCGAGCGCCGCATCTGCCTGCGCCGCGTGCCGTACCTGACGCCGGTGTCGCTCGCGCGGCTCGCGGGCTTCGGCCTGCACGTCGCCGTGCGGGAGGATCTGCGATGA
- a CDS encoding ogr/Delta-like zinc finger family protein: MRILNRCPHCRARATARSSRDMSLTFREVTFACSNPECGHTYVVNMEFARTLSPSATPDLSLNLPLSPHVRERLEQQLDLPG, translated from the coding sequence ATGCGCATCCTGAACCGCTGCCCGCATTGCCGCGCGCGCGCCACCGCGCGCAGCAGCCGCGACATGTCCCTCACGTTCCGTGAAGTGACCTTCGCCTGCTCGAATCCCGAGTGCGGCCACACCTATGTGGTGAACATGGAGTTCGCCCGCACGCTGTCGCCGTCGGCGACGCCCGACCTGTCGCTGAACCTGCCGCTGTCGCCGCACGTGCGCGAGCGGCTCGAACAGCAGCTGGACCTGCCCGGCTAA